The following DNA comes from Ruficoccus amylovorans.
CGTTTGACCAGAGCCCTTGGCAGCGATGCCCCTACGTCACATTAATGCGAACTGATATGCGATTCTGTTGTTCACCCTTCCGCTTGCCAGCTCTGGCTGCGGCCCTTCTTTTCATTGCTCCTATGGTACCGACCGCCGCTAAGGACACCGCCCCGGACGACTGGCAACAACTGGAGGATGCCTGGCAGGATTGTCAGGCCTGGATGAACGTCCTGGAGCACTGGGATGTCCATGGCGGCGATGCGTTCCCGCGTGAGGCGTATGCGGTGTTGGAGAGAGAGACCCAGCCGCGGCTGGACGATGTCGCGGATGGGCTCGAAGAGGCCGCAGCGGTGGCTAATGCCGAGAAGCGTGCCGCCCTGCGCAAGGACATCGATTCCGCACTGGCGGAGGTGCAGGCCATGATCGATGCGTTCTGTCGTGAGAATGCCGCGGCCCTGTCCACGGAGACGAAAGCCTTCTTCGCGCGGCAGAAGTACCGTGTCGGTGTCAGCTACGACCGCGACCCGACGGACCGGCTGGCGAAGTGGGCGCTGTTCGGCGAGGGGATGTTCCGCATGAACTCCTTCTGGCAGCGCGGAGGGAATGATCTTGGGCGTATCGACGAAACCATTACAGACTCGCTGGCGAAGCTGGAACTCGCGCGCAAGTGGGGCCTGGAGTCGATGCTCATCGTCAACGTGAAGCCCCTTCCGCAGGTGCCGGAGGACTTTGTCTTTACCCAAAACCTCGTGCCCGACCTGCGCCGCAGTTTCTGGGGCTTCAACTACAACTCGGCGGGTATGCGAGATGCGCTCCAGGAGGCCTACCGCACCTGGGGCGAGCGCACCGCGGATGTGGACAATATCCTCGTCTATCAGATGAACAACGAGCCCTTCTGGAGCACCGCGGCCAATCCTATCCTGGGCTACGACCCGATGACGATCGGTTGCAGTGTGGAGACCTGGAAGGGACAGGTGCAAGAGCGCTATCCGGACCTCGCCGCCTGGCGCTCGGCTATCCCGGATACCGCCTCTAACGGTCGCAATCACGTGCTGCTGGAGGAGCGTCCGCTCGGAGCGTTTTTCCCGTGGGACTCGCTGGCGGACGTGCAGTTCGATCTGAGCAGGGCGCGCGGGCTGACCTTTGTGCAGTTCCTGAAAAACCGGTACGGCAGCCTGGAGGCGCTGAATGCGGCGTGGTACGGCCCCGCAGAGCGGGGACGCTGGTTCGCGGCGTGGGAAGAGGTCTTTCCGCCCCTGCCGACGGCCCGCCGCAACACCGGGCTCACCGGGGGGATCGATCCCTCCCTGCGCGACATCCCGGAGCAGTGGATCGGCGACCTCTCCGAGTTACCCACGCCCGCTCGCGAGGATGCTCCGGCCTGGACCGACTGGGCCGAGTTCTGGGCCTGGACCGTGAATGACTTCCTCGTCGAGAACATGCGCGCCCTCAAGGCTGGCGGTGTGCAAGCGCCCGTCACGACCAACGCCGTGGTCGGCCACTGTATCAACAATTACCTTTTCAACGCCGCCGACACGGGCCTGTTCGCCTGGACGACCTCCGATGGTCTCGACGCGCTCGGGATCGACTTCTACGTGCTCGACTTCCTCCAGGCGTACATGGGCATCCTGCGCGGGGCGGCCAACGGGCGCGAATTCTTTATCCACGAGACGAACTATTTGGACCCGCAGGCCGGTCAATTTGTGGCCAT
Coding sequences within:
- a CDS encoding beta-galactosidase — protein: MVPTAAKDTAPDDWQQLEDAWQDCQAWMNVLEHWDVHGGDAFPREAYAVLERETQPRLDDVADGLEEAAAVANAEKRAALRKDIDSALAEVQAMIDAFCRENAAALSTETKAFFARQKYRVGVSYDRDPTDRLAKWALFGEGMFRMNSFWQRGGNDLGRIDETITDSLAKLELARKWGLESMLIVNVKPLPQVPEDFVFTQNLVPDLRRSFWGFNYNSAGMRDALQEAYRTWGERTADVDNILVYQMNNEPFWSTAANPILGYDPMTIGCSVETWKGQVQERYPDLAAWRSAIPDTASNGRNHVLLEERPLGAFFPWDSLADVQFDLSRARGLTFVQFLKNRYGSLEALNAAWYGPAERGRWFAAWEEVFPPLPTARRNTGLTGGIDPSLRDIPEQWIGDLSELPTPAREDAPAWTDWAEFWAWTVNDFLVENMRALKAGGVQAPVTTNAVVGHCINNYLFNAADTGLFAWTTSDGLDALGIDFYVLDFLQAYMGILRGAANGREFFIHETNYLDPQAGQFVAMYCFAFGASGTSFWLFGDVHDVPARGSEKIFEVIRAMDDEDLQHASSPVSDGVALWYSLDTLYLNDALSGSPESYLQEVQVGVAALTRLQRLYDVYADRQLREGVPAQVQVLFAPGVVAVDDRALASAKDFVQRGGTLLVPPDFARYDRYGRTRSQADLAWLKNNPHVQRFDAEALRVLRKGMTVKSAAWPFNWAALALSPALKDIGEKLAAADAPRVRYLSAEGELSPRQAALRESEEFLYVFVDPWSSDVTVELDGSYSQARELFSGARLPVTEGAGKSRIHIDQGPALLKLPRTR